A DNA window from Leptotrichia sp. oral taxon 215 str. W9775 contains the following coding sequences:
- a CDS encoding YihY/virulence factor BrkB family protein translates to MKIKLSISDILSKINKENLKKRFKEAAQMINLIYRNYSDGETQMLSTSLTYFSMLAIFPVIALILGISKGFGFDRLFIRKIFEIVPQNEGMVRTVLDVANKLLVSTEGSILTGVGVVILINSAIKVLMVLEDSFNKIWNVNKSRSFTRRIIDYIAIIFIGPIFFIVIIATNSYVIEKAGELFLGKTLVIGLFIKMVGPSFYILLFTLLFYLIPNTNVKLKPAFISGIITALLCFILKEAFVFLQSFITKYNAIYGSLAFIPIFLVWVQYIWVTILLGAQIAFSIQTSDEFLYNERVEMPIKLRKEAGILILVLIIRRFKENENPYTHIELSKRLDMESLFVKDILSELEKIGFINEIMADKNGESGYQIAYDPEVFTVKNFIDRFEGKNEDRYEDIFDNLINEDKELLEKIRKNLLLKNDTLLKNI, encoded by the coding sequence ATGAAAATAAAACTCAGTATTTCAGACATATTATCAAAAATAAATAAGGAAAATTTGAAGAAAAGATTCAAGGAAGCGGCACAGATGATAAATCTAATATATCGTAATTACAGTGACGGAGAAACCCAGATGCTGTCAACTTCCCTGACTTATTTTTCAATGCTTGCCATTTTTCCAGTCATAGCTTTAATATTAGGTATATCAAAAGGATTTGGATTTGACAGGCTCTTTATCAGAAAAATTTTTGAAATAGTCCCCCAGAATGAAGGAATGGTAAGAACTGTTCTGGATGTTGCAAACAAGCTTCTAGTTTCCACTGAAGGAAGTATACTGACAGGAGTCGGTGTGGTTATTCTGATTAATTCGGCTATAAAAGTTCTGATGGTTCTGGAAGATTCTTTTAACAAAATATGGAATGTAAATAAAAGCAGATCCTTTACAAGAAGGATAATAGACTATATTGCCATTATATTTATAGGGCCTATATTCTTTATAGTGATTATAGCTACAAATTCATATGTAATAGAAAAAGCAGGGGAACTTTTCTTAGGAAAAACACTTGTAATAGGATTGTTTATAAAAATGGTAGGACCGTCATTTTACATTCTGCTGTTTACATTACTTTTTTATCTTATTCCAAATACGAATGTAAAATTAAAACCTGCATTTATTTCAGGAATAATAACGGCTCTGCTATGTTTCATCTTAAAGGAAGCGTTTGTATTCCTGCAGTCATTTATAACAAAATATAATGCAATATATGGAAGTTTGGCGTTTATTCCGATTTTCCTTGTGTGGGTACAGTATATATGGGTGACTATATTGCTGGGGGCACAGATAGCCTTTTCAATTCAGACATCTGATGAATTTTTATACAATGAAAGAGTGGAAATGCCTATAAAACTTAGAAAAGAAGCAGGGATACTAATTCTTGTACTGATAATAAGAAGGTTTAAGGAAAATGAAAATCCTTACACACATATAGAACTGTCAAAAAGACTCGACATGGAAAGCCTGTTTGTGAAGGATATTCTTTCAGAACTTGAAAAAATAGGATTTATTAATGAAATTATGGCGGATAAAAATGGAGAAAGTGGATATCAGATTGCCTATGATCCGGAAGTATTTACTGTAAAAAACTTTATAGACAGGTTTGAAGGGAAAAACGAAGACAGATATGAAGATATTTTTGATAATCTTATAAATGAAGACAAGGAGCTTCTGGAAAAAATAAGAAAAAATCTTTTACTTAAAAATGACACTTTATTAAAAAATATATAG
- a CDS encoding cysteine desulfurase family protein — MIYLDNAASTKPSEEVIKVMTDTMRESYGNPDAIHDFSHEIFLKIKNARKTVGNFLGVNPARVYFTAGGSDGNNLVIQGIVEANSRTKKHLITTKIEHPSVYDTFKYYETKGFEVDFLDVDKEGFINLEQLKSLLRDDTSLVSIGAVNSEVGSIQNLKEIAKIIKGKSKEIYFHTDFVQGLGCTEIKFDKIPVDAITVSGHKICAPKGIGAVYVAENVKIANVIHGSNSENGIVKRTMPTELILGFAKAVEILDKNYKKDMEYLQNLKIEFAKKIEENIENVKINSIFDIEKSSPKVLNVSFKGTKGEVLTHFLGMNGIYVSTGSACSSKKGNSRILTVMGLKQDELDGAIRFSFYSGNTSEEIDKTVEVLKKSVEQIRKMR; from the coding sequence ATGATATATCTAGATAATGCGGCAAGTACAAAACCAAGTGAGGAAGTCATAAAAGTAATGACTGATACAATGAGGGAAAGTTATGGGAATCCTGATGCAATCCATGATTTTTCTCATGAAATATTTTTAAAAATAAAAAATGCAAGAAAAACAGTAGGGAATTTTTTAGGAGTAAATCCTGCAAGGGTATATTTTACAGCGGGAGGTTCAGACGGAAATAATCTTGTTATTCAGGGAATTGTTGAAGCAAATTCAAGAACAAAGAAACATCTGATTACTACAAAAATAGAGCATCCGTCTGTTTATGATACATTCAAGTATTATGAAACAAAGGGATTTGAAGTTGATTTTCTTGATGTGGACAAGGAGGGTTTCATTAACCTGGAACAGCTGAAAAGTCTTCTAAGAGATGACACGTCTCTTGTTTCAATAGGAGCTGTAAACAGTGAAGTAGGCTCTATCCAGAATTTAAAGGAAATTGCTAAAATTATAAAGGGAAAAAGTAAGGAAATTTATTTTCACACTGATTTTGTACAGGGACTTGGATGTACAGAGATAAAATTTGATAAAATTCCTGTGGATGCAATCACTGTGAGCGGACATAAAATATGTGCACCAAAAGGAATTGGAGCAGTGTATGTTGCTGAAAATGTAAAAATTGCAAATGTTATTCATGGATCAAATTCTGAAAATGGAATTGTAAAGAGAACTATGCCGACAGAATTGATACTGGGATTTGCAAAGGCTGTGGAAATACTGGATAAAAATTATAAGAAAGATATGGAATATCTCCAGAATCTTAAAATTGAATTTGCAAAAAAAATAGAGGAAAATATAGAAAATGTAAAAATTAATTCTATATTTGATATTGAAAAATCAAGTCCTAAAGTTCTTAATGTATCATTTAAAGGGACTAAAGGGGAAGTTCTTACACATTTTTTAGGAATGAATGGAATTTATGTTTCAACAGGATCAGCATGTTCGTCTAAAAAAGGGAACAGCAGAATTCTTACAGTAATGGGATTAAAACAGGATGAGCTTGATGGAGCAATAAGATTCAGTTTTTATTCAGGAAATACTTCGGAGGAAATTGATAAAACTGTAGAAGTTCTGAAAAAAAGTGTGGAACAGATAAGAAAAATGAGATAA
- the nadR gene encoding multifunctional transcriptional regulator/nicotinamide-nucleotide adenylyltransferase/ribosylnicotinamide kinase NadR, whose translation MMNKTGKNGIIFGKFYPLHIGHVDFIQRASGYVETLYVFVCTDDERDMKLFNESKMKKMPTTKDRIRFVTQTFKYQENIKVIHLAEDGIPAYPNGWTGWADRVKEVLAKNEIKIDVIFTNEPQDVENYKSNFIDKGYTADVFSDELEIITIDTSRNNFNISATEIRKDPYKNWHFIPKYVREFFILKVGIIGSEHSGKTNLTHKLANHYNTTYVREYRKEYIKEVLQNNEDNLQYEDYSQIAYGQNQKISESVKNADRLVIIDTEFTSLQAYYIKNNESEHPVIEDFIRNSNFDVLIYIEKTDQKGTFNEILQKLLEKNNKKYIKLTHENNTSLTENYIKSIEIIDNYINQKTV comes from the coding sequence ATGATGAATAAAACAGGAAAAAATGGAATAATCTTTGGTAAATTTTACCCATTACATATAGGTCATGTGGATTTTATACAAAGGGCAAGCGGATATGTGGAGACACTATATGTTTTCGTATGTACTGATGATGAAAGGGATATGAAGCTATTTAATGAATCAAAAATGAAAAAAATGCCAACTACAAAAGATAGAATCAGATTTGTTACACAGACTTTTAAATATCAGGAAAATATAAAGGTGATTCATCTTGCGGAAGACGGAATACCGGCTTATCCTAATGGCTGGACAGGATGGGCTGACAGGGTAAAGGAAGTTCTTGCCAAAAATGAAATAAAGATAGATGTGATTTTTACAAATGAACCACAGGATGTGGAAAACTACAAAAGTAATTTTATTGATAAGGGATATACAGCAGATGTTTTTAGTGATGAGCTTGAAATAATTACAATAGACACATCAAGAAATAACTTTAACATAAGTGCGACAGAAATTCGTAAGGATCCTTATAAAAACTGGCACTTTATACCAAAATATGTAAGAGAGTTTTTTATATTGAAGGTGGGAATTATAGGGTCAGAACATTCCGGGAAAACTAATTTGACTCATAAGCTGGCAAACCATTATAATACTACATATGTAAGGGAATACAGAAAAGAATACATAAAAGAAGTGCTTCAGAATAATGAAGATAACTTGCAATATGAAGATTATAGCCAGATAGCATATGGTCAAAATCAGAAAATATCAGAAAGTGTAAAAAATGCCGACAGACTTGTTATTATTGACACAGAGTTTACTTCACTGCAGGCATATTATATAAAAAACAATGAAAGTGAACATCCTGTAATAGAAGATTTTATAAGAAACAGTAATTTTGATGTGTTAATATATATTGAAAAAACAGATCAGAAGGGAACTTTTAATGAAATACTTCAAAAGTTACTTGAAAAAAATAATAAAAAATATATAAAACTGACACATGAAAATAATACAAGCCTGACAGAAAATTATATTAAAAGTATAGAAATAATAGATAATTATATAAATCAGAAAACAGTTTAA
- the rplK gene encoding 50S ribosomal protein L11 — MAKEVIGKIKLQLEAGKANPAPPVGPALGQHGVNIPEFCKAFNAQTQDKAGFVIPVEISVYADRSFTFILKTPPASDLLKKAAKVQKGAGNSIKETAGTITKAQLKEIAETKLPDLNAGSVEAAMNTIAGTARSMGIKITD; from the coding sequence ATGGCTAAAGAAGTAATCGGGAAGATTAAATTACAATTAGAAGCAGGGAAAGCTAATCCGGCTCCACCAGTAGGACCGGCGTTAGGGCAGCACGGAGTAAACATACCTGAATTCTGTAAAGCGTTCAACGCACAAACTCAAGATAAAGCAGGATTCGTTATACCGGTAGAAATATCAGTATATGCAGATAGAAGTTTCACTTTCATTCTGAAAACACCACCTGCATCAGATTTATTGAAAAAAGCGGCTAAAGTTCAAAAAGGAGCAGGAAATTCTATAAAAGAAACTGCAGGAACAATAACAAAAGCTCAATTAAAAGAAATAGCTGAAACAAAATTACCTGATTTAAATGCTGGAAGTGTAGAAGCGGCTATGAATACAATAGCAGGAACTGCAAGAAGCATGGGAATCAAAATAACAGATTAA
- the thiI gene encoding tRNA uracil 4-sulfurtransferase ThiI has product MNYTDKSLLNSVGLSYGELSLKGKNRGQFERMLRNRIHKSLNGFNHELVDDLSKLYVIVDNNDMDEVVEKLKKIFGVVGLNPSARVNREDEEIKAKVLEFANYAYEQGARTFKIGVNRSNKGFEKKSMDYARELGAHVLINSPFEKVQMKDPDVQINVDIRKDVYVYTERIKTYGGLPIGSTGKGLVLLSGGIDSPVASFMMAKRGMRINFVTFHSFPFTSKQALEKIKELTDILSIYTGKTRLYSMNILKMQEAINSKTKKELATILTRRVMMRLAERLSETMNYHALITGESLGQVASQTMGGLTCTNASMERIPVFRPLIGMDKTEIIDIAKEIGTYEKSIEPFEDSCVIFAPKHPVTNPKLEDVLAEEAKIENYDELMAEIFEEKEFFNMG; this is encoded by the coding sequence ATGAATTATACGGATAAATCCCTGCTGAATTCAGTAGGACTATCATACGGTGAACTATCCTTAAAGGGAAAAAATAGAGGTCAGTTTGAAAGAATGCTAAGAAACAGAATACATAAATCTTTAAATGGATTCAACCATGAACTTGTTGATGATTTGTCAAAGCTGTATGTAATAGTGGATAATAACGACATGGATGAAGTTGTTGAAAAATTGAAAAAAATATTTGGAGTTGTAGGATTAAACCCTTCAGCAAGAGTAAACAGGGAAGATGAAGAAATCAAGGCAAAGGTGCTGGAATTTGCAAATTATGCTTATGAACAGGGAGCGAGAACTTTTAAAATAGGAGTAAATAGAAGTAACAAAGGATTTGAGAAAAAATCTATGGATTATGCAAGGGAGCTGGGAGCCCATGTCCTTATAAACAGTCCATTTGAAAAGGTTCAGATGAAGGATCCTGATGTTCAGATAAATGTTGATATAAGAAAAGATGTATATGTGTATACCGAAAGAATTAAAACATATGGAGGATTACCAATCGGTTCAACAGGAAAAGGTCTGGTACTGCTTTCAGGAGGAATTGACAGTCCGGTTGCTTCGTTTATGATGGCGAAAAGAGGAATGCGTATAAATTTTGTAACATTCCACAGTTTTCCATTTACAAGTAAGCAGGCTCTTGAAAAAATAAAGGAACTGACAGATATATTGTCAATTTATACAGGAAAAACAAGACTTTACTCAATGAATATACTGAAAATGCAGGAAGCAATAAATTCAAAGACTAAAAAGGAACTGGCTACAATACTTACAAGAAGGGTAATGATGAGGCTTGCTGAAAGATTAAGTGAAACAATGAATTATCATGCACTTATAACAGGTGAAAGCTTAGGGCAGGTTGCGTCCCAGACAATGGGAGGCCTTACTTGTACAAATGCCTCAATGGAAAGAATCCCGGTATTTAGACCTCTTATAGGAATGGACAAAACTGAAATAATAGATATTGCAAAGGAAATAGGAACGTATGAAAAATCAATAGAACCATTTGAAGATTCATGTGTAATATTTGCACCGAAACATCCGGTTACAAATCCTAAGCTTGAAGATGTTCTGGCAGAAGAGGCAAAAATTGAAAATTATGATGAACTTATGGCAGAAATATTTGAAGAAAAAGAATTTTTCAATATGGGATAA
- the rplA gene encoding 50S ribosomal protein L1, which produces MAKRGKRYNEISQKVDKTKVYTPEEALELVFETKSAKFVETVELAIRLGVDPRHADQQVRGTVVLPNGTGKNVKILTITSGENIQKALDAGSDYAGDDEYITKIQGGWMDFDLVIATPDMMPKLGKLGKILGTKGLMPNPKSGTVTTNAEQTVEEFKKGKVAFKVDKLGSLHLPLGKVNFTKEAVTENFKVAMEQIIKLKPAASKGQYLRSVAISLTMGPGIKVDPILVAAFVGK; this is translated from the coding sequence ATGGCAAAAAGAGGAAAAAGATATAATGAAATTTCTCAGAAAGTAGATAAAACAAAAGTTTACACTCCAGAGGAAGCTTTGGAATTAGTATTTGAAACTAAAAGTGCTAAATTTGTGGAAACTGTAGAATTAGCAATAAGACTTGGAGTAGACCCAAGACATGCTGATCAGCAAGTAAGAGGAACTGTAGTATTACCAAATGGTACAGGGAAAAATGTAAAAATATTAACAATAACATCAGGAGAAAATATCCAGAAAGCATTAGATGCAGGATCGGATTATGCTGGTGATGATGAATACATAACAAAAATACAAGGTGGATGGATGGATTTTGATTTAGTTATAGCTACTCCAGACATGATGCCTAAATTAGGAAAATTAGGAAAAATCTTAGGAACAAAAGGATTAATGCCTAATCCTAAATCAGGAACAGTAACTACAAATGCTGAACAAACTGTAGAAGAATTCAAAAAAGGTAAAGTTGCATTTAAAGTTGACAAGTTAGGTTCTTTACACTTACCATTAGGTAAAGTTAACTTCACTAAAGAAGCAGTAACTGAAAACTTTAAAGTTGCTATGGAACAAATTATTAAATTAAAACCAGCAGCTTCAAAAGGTCAATATTTAAGATCAGTAGCTATCTCATTAACAATGGGACCTGGAATTAAAGTTGATCCGATATTAGTAGCAGCTTTTGTTGGAAAATAA
- a CDS encoding DNA recombination protein RmuC has product MEILIVVMIAVILIITVLTLYQLFKIRKQQQLEILYLKDEIEQMLIKEFISSTEKSVSENARRLGEIEKTTTLSMKNNLLQGIGEVNNALSGNNEKLLMKFNDFIQKIGVVMNENNQGLTSNINRFKDEFKKSVNEDFEALNRKIEGRLDLMNAKVEERLAKGFEETTKTFGSVLERLGKIDEAQKKIESLSSNVVSLQDILTDKKTRGIFGEVQLYQILASIFGEKNDRVYAKQYKLSNNTLVDAILFTPEPIGNIAIDSKFPLENYRRMYDSELTNEERMNARKEFGNNLKKHIDDISTKYIIRNETSDQAIMFLPAEAIFAEINAYYTDIIDYAYKRNVRIASPTTLVSVLTTIQMVLTNIEREKYADVIQEELAKLHEEFGRYEKRWKALEKDIDKITRDVKDITTTSNKISKRFIAISNVNMSEQIENRKNEIIDIKEQSDDE; this is encoded by the coding sequence ATGGAAATATTAATTGTAGTAATGATAGCTGTAATACTTATAATAACAGTACTTACACTGTACCAGCTTTTTAAGATAAGAAAACAGCAGCAATTGGAAATACTCTATCTGAAAGATGAAATAGAACAGATGCTGATAAAGGAATTTATATCAAGTACAGAAAAAAGTGTAAGTGAAAATGCAAGAAGGCTTGGTGAAATTGAAAAAACAACTACACTGAGTATGAAAAATAATTTATTGCAGGGGATAGGCGAAGTTAACAATGCGTTATCAGGAAATAACGAAAAACTGTTAATGAAGTTCAATGATTTTATTCAGAAAATTGGAGTTGTAATGAATGAAAATAATCAGGGGCTGACATCAAACATAAACAGATTCAAGGATGAATTTAAAAAGAGTGTAAATGAAGATTTTGAAGCATTGAACAGAAAAATAGAAGGCAGACTTGATCTTATGAATGCCAAAGTTGAAGAAAGGCTTGCAAAGGGATTTGAAGAAACAACAAAAACTTTTGGAAGTGTTCTTGAAAGATTGGGAAAAATTGATGAAGCACAGAAAAAGATAGAATCCCTTTCAAGTAATGTTGTTTCACTTCAGGATATTCTTACAGATAAGAAAACTAGGGGAATATTTGGAGAAGTACAGCTTTATCAAATATTGGCATCGATTTTTGGAGAAAAAAATGACAGGGTATATGCAAAACAGTATAAACTCTCAAATAATACCCTTGTGGATGCAATTCTTTTTACACCTGAACCAATTGGAAATATTGCAATTGATTCGAAATTTCCGCTGGAAAATTATCGTAGAATGTACGATTCGGAATTGACAAATGAGGAAAGAATGAATGCAAGAAAAGAATTTGGGAACAATCTGAAAAAACACATTGATGATATTTCAACAAAATACATAATCAGAAATGAAACAAGTGACCAGGCAATAATGTTTTTACCTGCCGAAGCAATTTTTGCAGAAATTAATGCCTACTATACAGATATTATTGACTATGCCTACAAAAGAAATGTAAGAATAGCTTCCCCGACAACGTTGGTTTCAGTGCTGACGACAATACAGATGGTACTTACAAACATTGAAAGGGAAAAGTATGCTGATGTAATTCAGGAAGAACTTGCAAAACTTCATGAAGAATTTGGAAGATATGAAAAGAGATGGAAGGCACTTGAGAAGGATATAGACAAAATAACAAGGGATGTTAAGGATATCACAACAACGTCAAATAAAATAAGCAAAAGATTTATTGCAATATCGAATGTAAATATGTCTGAACAGATAGAAAACAGAAAAAATGAAATAATAGATATAAAGGAGCAATCTGATGATGAATAA
- the secE gene encoding preprotein translocase subunit SecE produces MSKFNLGKAFGNLREEYRKIYWAGKAEVFHVTVIVLLITLFIAIYTVIFDTGFNFILLKLTNTLKSFLGGA; encoded by the coding sequence ATGAGTAAATTTAATTTAGGGAAAGCTTTCGGAAATTTACGTGAAGAATATAGAAAGATATACTGGGCAGGAAAAGCAGAAGTTTTTCATGTTACTGTAATAGTATTGTTAATAACTCTATTTATAGCGATTTATACTGTTATATTTGATACAGGATTTAACTTTATATTGTTGAAATTAACTAATACTTTAAAAAGCTTTTTAGGAGGAGCGTAA
- the rplJ gene encoding 50S ribosomal protein L10, giving the protein MPAQSKIEAVENLTAKLKEAKAMVFVDYKGISVNEDTELRKTAREAGVEYFVAKNRLMKIALKSVGVETNFDDLLEGTTSFAVGYEDGVAPSKLIFDFGKKTKDKLVIKGGMLGGDRVDAATVEALAKLPSRDELLGQIAYGLLSPVRMLAVGLSNLADKQAEGVSAE; this is encoded by the coding sequence TTGCCAGCACAATCAAAAATAGAAGCAGTAGAAAATTTAACTGCCAAATTGAAAGAAGCTAAAGCAATGGTGTTTGTTGATTACAAAGGAATCAGCGTTAACGAAGATACAGAATTAAGAAAGACTGCAAGAGAAGCAGGAGTTGAATATTTTGTAGCTAAAAACAGATTAATGAAGATAGCTCTAAAATCAGTTGGTGTTGAAACAAACTTTGATGATTTATTAGAAGGTACTACATCTTTCGCAGTAGGATATGAAGATGGTGTTGCCCCTTCAAAATTAATTTTTGATTTTGGAAAGAAAACAAAAGATAAATTAGTTATCAAAGGTGGAATGCTTGGTGGAGATAGAGTTGATGCAGCTACTGTAGAAGCATTAGCTAAATTACCTTCAAGAGACGAACTGTTAGGACAAATAGCATACGGATTACTGTCACCAGTAAGAATGTTAGCAGTAGGATTATCAAACTTAGCTGATAAACAAGCTGAAGGTGTATCAGCAGAATAA
- the rpmG gene encoding 50S ribosomal protein L33: protein MRVQVILECTETKLRHYVTTKNKKTHPERLEMRKYNPVLKRHSLYREVK, encoded by the coding sequence ATGAGAGTACAAGTGATTTTAGAATGCACTGAAACTAAGTTGAGACATTATGTTACAACTAAAAACAAAAAAACTCATCCTGAAAGATTAGAAATGAGAAAATATAATCCGGTGCTTAAAAGACATTCTCTTTATAGAGAAGTTAAATAG
- a CDS encoding glycoside hydrolase family 57 protein, with product MNGYLSFVLHAHLPYVRHPEYEEFLEEDWLYEAITETYIPLLEMFENLTRDNIPWNLTITMSGTLVNMLNDDLLRSRYVKHLNKLIEFCELEVERLKEYPDMLKVANHNLWFHKRAKSVYEDKYARDLVGAFRKFQDQGNLEIIPVTATHGFLPVMKDYPEAVNAQVYMAKKDYIKNFNREPKGIWLAECAYYPGQDKFLEKHGIRYFLVDAHGIMHSDPRPVYGIYSPVYTKNGVAAFARDLESSEQVWSSEIGYPGDGVYREFHKDAGYELDYEYVKPYLHSDGVRRNMGIKYHAITDKKGTFKAVYDPDAAYGRAKEHAYNFVYNRSKQIEFLASKMKYRKPIVVSPYDAELYGHWWYEGPIFLEWVFRATAESNFSTITPYQYLERYPTNQIVDVSMSSWGANGYYDVWIDGSNDYAYRHLHKAAQKMIEVANGREPYNELEYRALNQMARELMMAQTSCWEFIMYTGTMVGYAHKKVSDHVHRLFKLYEDFKNGTLDESWVAEIESRDNIFPEIDYRMYRTSWL from the coding sequence ATGAATGGATATTTGAGTTTTGTACTGCATGCGCATCTGCCGTATGTAAGACACCCTGAGTATGAGGAATTTTTGGAAGAAGACTGGCTGTATGAAGCGATTACTGAAACATATATACCCCTTCTTGAAATGTTTGAAAATCTTACGAGAGATAACATCCCATGGAATTTAACAATAACAATGTCAGGAACATTGGTTAATATGTTAAATGATGACCTGCTTAGAAGCAGATATGTTAAACATTTAAATAAATTAATAGAATTCTGTGAATTAGAAGTAGAAAGATTGAAAGAATATCCAGATATGCTCAAAGTAGCTAATCACAACTTATGGTTCCATAAAAGAGCAAAATCTGTATATGAAGATAAATATGCAAGAGATTTAGTTGGAGCATTTAGAAAGTTTCAGGATCAGGGGAACCTTGAAATAATACCTGTTACTGCAACGCATGGATTCCTTCCGGTAATGAAGGATTATCCGGAAGCTGTAAATGCTCAGGTTTATATGGCTAAAAAAGATTACATTAAAAACTTCAATAGAGAACCTAAAGGGATATGGCTTGCAGAATGTGCTTATTATCCTGGACAGGATAAGTTCCTTGAAAAACATGGGATAAGATATTTCCTTGTGGATGCCCATGGAATAATGCACAGTGATCCAAGACCTGTATATGGAATTTATTCTCCAGTGTATACTAAAAATGGAGTAGCGGCATTTGCAAGGGATCTTGAGTCTTCTGAGCAGGTATGGAGTTCAGAAATAGGTTATCCTGGTGACGGAGTTTACAGGGAATTCCATAAGGATGCAGGATATGAACTGGATTATGAATATGTAAAACCATATCTCCACAGTGACGGAGTAAGAAGAAACATGGGAATAAAATATCACGCAATAACTGATAAAAAAGGAACTTTCAAAGCTGTTTATGATCCTGATGCCGCATATGGAAGAGCAAAGGAACATGCTTATAACTTTGTTTATAACAGATCAAAGCAGATAGAATTTCTGGCTTCAAAAATGAAATATAGAAAGCCGATTGTAGTATCTCCTTATGATGCGGAACTTTATGGTCACTGGTGGTATGAAGGGCCTATTTTCCTTGAGTGGGTATTTAGAGCAACTGCAGAATCTAATTTCTCTACAATAACTCCTTATCAGTATCTTGAAAGATATCCAACTAACCAGATAGTGGATGTAAGTATGTCAAGCTGGGGAGCAAATGGATATTATGATGTATGGATAGACGGGTCAAATGACTATGCTTACAGACATCTGCATAAGGCTGCCCAAAAAATGATAGAAGTGGCAAATGGAAGAGAACCATACAATGAACTGGAATATAGAGCATTGAATCAAATGGCTAGGGAACTTATGATGGCACAGACTTCATGCTGGGAATTTATAATGTATACAGGAACAATGGTTGGATATGCTCACAAAAAGGTAAGTGACCATGTGCATAGATTATTTAAGCTGTATGAAGACTTTAAAAATGGTACCCTTGATGAATCATGGGTTGCTGAGATAGAGTCAAGAGACAACATATTCCCTGAAATAGACTACAGAATGTACAGAACTAGCTGGTTATAG
- the nusG gene encoding transcription termination/antitermination protein NusG: MTEDFNVEEVTEDGIVYEKKWYIIHTYSGYEKKVATDLEKRIESLNLTDRVFRILVPEEEVLEEKRGKMVKVPRKLFPSYVMIEMLSVREENELGLGYRVDSDAWYVIRNTNGVTGFVGVGSDPIPLSDEEASDLLAKIGVEANENENRFNIDFKIGERVVVKKDSFYDQTGEISDIDYEHGRVTVMLEVFGRLTPVELEYNEVEKSEY; encoded by the coding sequence GTGACGGAAGATTTTAATGTAGAAGAAGTAACGGAAGATGGAATTGTTTACGAAAAAAAATGGTATATAATTCATACATATTCCGGATACGAAAAAAAAGTTGCGACAGATCTTGAAAAAAGAATAGAATCTTTAAATCTTACAGACAGAGTTTTCAGAATTCTTGTTCCTGAAGAAGAAGTACTTGAAGAAAAAAGAGGAAAAATGGTGAAGGTTCCAAGAAAGCTGTTTCCTAGTTATGTAATGATTGAGATGTTATCTGTCAGAGAAGAAAATGAGTTGGGATTAGGATACCGTGTAGATAGTGATGCGTGGTACGTAATTAGAAATACCAACGGAGTAACAGGATTTGTAGGTGTGGGAAGTGACCCAATACCGTTATCCGATGAAGAAGCTTCAGATTTATTAGCTAAAATAGGAGTAGAAGCAAACGAAAACGAAAACAGATTCAATATTGATTTTAAGATAGGAGAACGTGTTGTGGTGAAGAAAGATTCTTTCTATGACCAGACAGGTGAAATATCTGATATTGATTATGAACATGGTAGAGTAACTGTCATGCTTGAAGTTTTCGGAAGATTAACTCCGGTTGAGCTTGAATATAATGAAGTGGAAAAAAGTGAATATTAG